The DNA window tgtgaccttggatgagtGGCTTAGatgctctgcctcagtttcctcatctgtaaaatggggttctTCACCTACCTGCCTCGCTGAGCTTTTGCAAGGATGAAGAGAGTTTATATATGTCAAGGCTTCAGAATAGTACCTGGTATGGAAGAGGTGCTGGGAagcttttgttaaataaataaaatagcaaagcAGGAAGTAGTGAAACTATAGAACTGGCCTGCGCGTGGCCGGGGAGAACCACGTTGGTCTTGCTGGTGTCGGTTAACCTCTCAAAGCCAGTTCCAATCAAGATTCCTCTAACACCCCTGTCTCCCCTTGCAGAGAATGGGGGACCAGGATTATAACAACTCTTTGCTCTACGATGAAGACTATCTGGAAGACCCTGACATCATGGTTGTGGAGGACTTTCACCCCCCAGAAAGCAGGGTGATCACCATCTTCCTGGTGGTGGTCTACAGCATCGTCTGTTTCCTCGGCATCCTGGGCAATGGCTTGGTGATCTTCATCACCACCTTCAAGATGAAGAAGACGGTGAACACCGTCTGGTTCCTCAACCTGGCCATCGCAGATTTCCTGTTCAATGTCTTCCTCCCGATCCACATCGCCTACGCCGCCATGGACTACCACTGGGTTTTCGGGACGGTCATGTGCAAGGTCAGCAACTTCCTGCTCATCCACAACATGTACGCCAGTGTCTTCCTGTTGACTGTCATCAGCTGCGACCGCTGCATCTCTGTGCTGCTCCCGGTCTGGTCCCAGAACCACCGCAGCCTGCGGCTGGCCTACGTGGCCTGCGTGGTTGTCTGGGTCCTGGCTTTCTTCTTGAGTTCCCCCTCCCTCGTGTTCCGGGACACGGCCAACGTGCATGGGAAGATATCCTGCTTCAACAACTTCAGCCTGTCCGCGGCCAGCTCTTCCCCGTGGCCCACATACCCCCGACTGGACTCTGTGGGGTCCCGCCGGTACATGGCGGTGACCTTCACGCGTTTCCTCTGTGGCTTTCTGATCCCGGTCCTCGTCATCACAGCCTGCTACTTCACCATCGTCTGCAAGCTACGGCGCAACCGGCTGGCCAAGACCAAGAAGCCCTTCAAAATCATCGTGACCATCATCATCACCTTCTTCTTCTGCTGGTGCCCCTACCACACCCTCTACCTCCTGGAGCTCTACCACACCGCCGTGCCTGGCGCCGTCTTCAGCTTGGGTGTGCCTCTGGCCACTGCCATTGCCATCGCCAACAGCTGCATGAACCCCATTCTGTATGTCTTCATGGGTCAGGACTTCAAGAAGTTCAAGGTGGCCCTCTTCTCCCGCCTGGTCAATGCTCTGAGTGAAGACACAGGCCACTCTTCCTTCCCCAGCCACAGGAGCTTTACCAGGATGTCCTCGTTAAATGAGAGGTCCTCGATGAACGAGAAGGAGACCAACATGATCTAGCCTGGCCTGGGGAGCCCTGTAGACACCCCCAACCTTGGTGTCCAATTATAAGGCTTCTTCAGACCATGGCGGGAACTTCTTCAGCACCCGCCAATGCCCACTGTGTTTTGCACGGGGCTGAACAGTGTTTTGAGTGGGGTGTCCAGGGCTTGGAAGCCCTTCCTTCCAGTGGTATGGGGGACCTGGCATGACACGTGGCTCCCAGCCTTGGACCGGCATCCCATGCTTCTTGGGATGCCAGCCTTGACCGACAAAAAGCAAAAAAGGGAGAATTCTCACAAGCACTGCCCTGAACTGTGATCACAGTAGGGAGCACAGTAGGAAGATTGTGCTACCTACTATGCGCTCCCTGGTAATGACATGCATACTCTGTGccgcaggggtgtcaaactctcattttcaccggggaccacatcagcctcgtggttgccttcaaagggtcgaatgtaattttaggactgtgtacatgtaactactccttaacagttaagcgagagctcggtgctgccactgggtagaaacaaggtgctgggtggATAAAACAGGGtgggcccgcgggccttgtgtttgctgcctgtgctCTACAGGGTCCATTCCTGGTGTGAGAGAGGAGGCCAGTGTGACGCAGATCATGGCTTTCCTGCATGCCTATGCCACAGCCAGCCAGAATCCACCAGGCACGCCATTCCTCTGGGTGCGGGCACGTGGAAACGCACAGGTTACCCGGGAGAGGAAGGTGACATGAGCCCATGAACTCCCAGGACAGTGCAATGGGCTTTCAGATCCCCTGGGAAGACAAAGAATGGGTCCTGAGGGTCACGTGGGCTCTTCGTGAGGGCAACGCGCCCAGGTTGCAGTGAGGAGTctgggaaggaatggagagagaagaggaaaggacttTCAATGGGTGTGGCATGAAGCAGCTCACCTAGACCTTCCCAGGGTGATGGTGCTCTGTGCTGGAGTTattctgggggtgggagtggtgctagcccttcccccaaccccagttcTCACTTTGCACTTGCTCCTGGGGGAGCGGGGCAGGGTTGAGGATGCAGCTTcaccagcagcccccaccccactccagggatccctctctccttccctaacCCATTGGCTCTGGCTGGAGCCACTCAGAATGAAACAGTCCTGGGCGAGGAGGTGAGTAAGGAAGGCTTCAAGCTCCTCTTCATCCTCAACTTCCTCACAGCCTTGGCAGAGACTAGTCCAAAGTCAATATCAGGAAGCAACCTGGGAGTGCCTGCTGAGCGCCCAAGGGCTcagtcaaggtcacagagcagagtCTGGAGCCTGACTCCTGGAGCTGTGCTTCTGGGATGCGGGTCCTGGGGCATCAGAGGCCCCGAGCTCCTGCAGGCAGCCCTGTGGCCTTTCCTCACCCAGCACAACACCTTCCTGTGCCACAGAGCCCTTCTCCCTCTTACGACGACAGAGCTGCGGCTCCGAGGAGGCAGGCAACTCGCCCAGCAGCACGCAGCCGGCCAGGGGCTCTGCCGGCCCTGTAGAGGGTGTGTCTACCGAGAACATCCTGGACTCTAACAACAGCTGACATGTATTCAGCACTTCCTGTGATAAGCACTTTACTTCTGTCTGCTCATCGGTCCCTCACAGCTGCCCCGAGTTAGGTACAATTACGTGTTACTTCCCTTTTCTGCATGAGTGTCTGAGGCCTGGCAGGAGGTTAAGCCACTTAATGGAGGGCCCAGCTGGTCTCTGCcagagcctggatttgaacctAGAATTCTGTCTGGCTCAAATAAGGCTGCAGAGTCTTAAGGTTTTGAGAGGGGCCAGGGGATCGACCATCGATATCTATTCCTCGGCAGATTAGTATAAATGTCTTAATGGCCCTTAAGTCAGCTTGGCGAATCGTTTTGGAAAATGACCCAGCATGGCAGAGAAAATGCGGCTGGCCTCCAGCTTCCTGGACACCCACCCGCACGCACCCACGTGGCTCCCCCTCCTGCACCCCTGAGGCCtcagggagggcagtggggacgGAGGCCTGGCTGGAGGCAGCCCCTCGCGTGCCCGAGGCCCTTGGGTGCCCCCGGGTCTGTGTTCTATTCTCTTCCAGGTCCCTTCACCGCGAAGCTGGCCTCCACCAGATGCAATGAAGCAGATGTAACGTCTGCATAGCACAGGCCGGCTCCAAGGCCACGGGCTGTTTGGACTCACACCTCGTTAAGAGACAAACTGTTCCTTCACTTCTTGGGTTGTTGTGCTTGTGACGAGCCAGCTCGGAACTGATCCCGAGCTGCAGCCTCCGACTGCTTCCAGCAGAATGTACTCGGGCAGTCTGAGAGCAGACAGGGGCTTTCAGCGTCGCCCAGCGCCCCCATCCGCCTCCACCTCCAACTTCACAGGGCTGCAGCAAGCAAGGCACAAGATGGTGTGGGACCTGTTCCAGGTCCCAGAGACAGTCAGCAGCCAGGTGGGCCTCTGACCCCCAGGATGGGGCCACTTCCTCCGCGTGGCTCcctgccaggccaggcctggggagccAGGAAATCATTGGGTCGTTGGAAAAGATGATGAACAGGAGCGAAATCCAAACCAGCTGTTTTCCTCCTTCGGGTCAGGCCTCCTTTCTCCGGCTTCCCCAGCAGTCCTCCTGTTCTGACTGTAGCATCCCCTCGAA is part of the Desmodus rotundus isolate HL8 chromosome 7, HLdesRot8A.1, whole genome shotgun sequence genome and encodes:
- the CMKLR1 gene encoding chemerin-like receptor 1, which produces MGDQDYNNSLLYDEDYLEDPDIMVVEDFHPPESRVITIFLVVVYSIVCFLGILGNGLVIFITTFKMKKTVNTVWFLNLAIADFLFNVFLPIHIAYAAMDYHWVFGTVMCKVSNFLLIHNMYASVFLLTVISCDRCISVLLPVWSQNHRSLRLAYVACVVVWVLAFFLSSPSLVFRDTANVHGKISCFNNFSLSAASSSPWPTYPRLDSVGSRRYMAVTFTRFLCGFLIPVLVITACYFTIVCKLRRNRLAKTKKPFKIIVTIIITFFFCWCPYHTLYLLELYHTAVPGAVFSLGVPLATAIAIANSCMNPILYVFMGQDFKKFKVALFSRLVNALSEDTGHSSFPSHRSFTRMSSLNERSSMNEKETNMI